From a region of the Actinomycetes bacterium genome:
- the pheS gene encoding phenylalanine--tRNA ligase subunit alpha, giving the protein MSAPNSSFDPVEVTVLHPDEVQRMRDEALAAVAAAPDLDALKEVRLAHAGDRSPLALANREIGALPPAAKVDAGKRVGEARTAVRAALEGRQQVLEAERDARVLVEEAVDVTLPWDREPRGARHPLTTIVERITEVFVGLGYEVADGPEVEAEWLNFDALNIGPDHPARTMQDTFYVESPDSGLVLRTHTSPVQARVMLEKREPPIYVICPGRTFRTDELDATHTPVFSQVEGLVVDEGITMAHLKGTLDHFASSMFGEGIVTRLRPSYFPFTEPSAEVDLECFVCRGASVGNPDRPCRTCSSEGWIEWGGCGMVNPRVLVACGIDPQRYTGFAFGMGIERTLMFRHGVQDMRDMVEGDIRFTLPFGMEV; this is encoded by the coding sequence ATGTCCGCCCCGAACTCATCCTTCGACCCCGTCGAAGTCACCGTGCTGCACCCGGACGAGGTGCAGCGGATGCGCGACGAGGCGCTCGCTGCTGTCGCGGCCGCCCCCGACCTGGACGCGCTCAAGGAGGTCCGGCTGGCCCACGCGGGCGACCGGTCCCCGCTTGCGCTGGCCAACCGGGAGATCGGCGCGCTGCCCCCGGCTGCGAAGGTGGACGCCGGCAAGCGGGTCGGCGAAGCCCGCACCGCCGTCCGGGCCGCGCTGGAGGGGCGACAGCAGGTGCTGGAGGCCGAGCGGGACGCCCGCGTGCTCGTCGAGGAGGCCGTCGACGTCACCCTCCCGTGGGACCGTGAGCCCCGCGGCGCCCGGCACCCGCTGACCACCATCGTCGAGCGGATCACCGAGGTGTTCGTCGGGCTCGGCTACGAGGTGGCCGACGGCCCTGAGGTGGAGGCGGAGTGGCTCAACTTCGACGCGCTGAACATCGGGCCGGACCACCCGGCCCGCACCATGCAGGACACGTTCTACGTCGAGTCGCCGGACTCCGGCCTCGTCCTGCGCACGCACACGTCGCCGGTGCAGGCCCGGGTGATGCTCGAAAAGCGCGAGCCACCGATCTACGTGATCTGTCCCGGGCGAACCTTCCGCACCGACGAGCTGGACGCCACCCACACGCCGGTGTTCAGCCAGGTCGAGGGTCTCGTGGTCGACGAGGGCATCACCATGGCCCACCTCAAGGGCACCCTCGACCACTTCGCGTCGTCCATGTTCGGCGAGGGCATCGTGACCCGGCTGCGGCCGTCGTACTTCCCGTTCACCGAGCCGTCGGCCGAGGTCGACCTCGAGTGCTTCGTCTGCCGTGGGGCGTCCGTGGGCAACCCGGACCGGCCGTGCCGCACCTGCTCCTCCGAGGGCTGGATCGAGTGGGGCGGCTGCGGCATGGTCAACCCGCGGGTGCTCGTGGCCTGCGGCATCGACCCGCAGCGCTACACCGGCTTCGCCTTCGGCATGGGCATCGAGCGCACCCTGATGTTCCGGCACGGCGTGCAGGACATGCGGGACATGGTCGAGGGGGACATCAGGTTCACCCTTCCGTTCGGCATGGAGGTCTGA